TGAACGCCGAAGCGGAGAGGAAGGGCGTGAAGGTCGTGCCCGACTGCGGGGTCGCGCCGGGGATGGTCAACATCCTCGCCGGCGAGGGGATCAGGCGACTCGACCACGTCGAGAGTGTGAAGATTTACGTCGGCGGGCTGCCGCAGCATCCCGAGCCGCCGCTCAACTACATGGTGGTGTACTCGCTCGAGGGCGCGCTCGACTACTACACCACGCCTTCGTGGGTGCTGCGCGGTGGGAAGCGCACCCAGGTCGAGGCGCTCACGGAGTTGGAGACCATCGAGTTCCCCGCGCCGCTCGGCGCGCTCGAGGCGTTCCACACCGGCGGCGGCATCTCGACCATGCCGTTCAGCTATGAGGGGAAGATCGCGACGATGGAGTACAAGACGCTGCGCTATCCCGGGCACGCCGCGATCATGAAGCCGATCCGCGACCTGGGGCTCATCGAGGACACGCCGGTCGACGTCAACGGCTCGAAGGTGCGTCCGCGCGACGTCTTCATCGCGGCCACCGCGCCGGCGTTGGTGAAGCCGGAGGGCGAGGACCTCATCGCGCTGCGGGTGGACGTGCGCGGCACCAAGGGCGGCAGGCCCGCGGGCACGCGGTGGCAGATGGTGGACCGGTACGACGGGAAGCACCACGTCACGTCCATGATGCGTACCACCGGGTACTCGCTGGCGATCACCGGGATCATGCAGCTGGACGGGCGTATCTCGGCGGCCGGCGTTCACGTGCCGGAGGAGTGCGTGCCCGCGCAGCCTTACATCGACGAGTTGAAGCGGCGCGGCGTCGTCATCGAGGAGTCGGCGCTGTGAGTCGGCGCGTCGGCGCGTCGGCGCGTCTGTGCGTCGGTGCGTCTGCATAAGTGCCGGCCATTCACATCCAGTCCTTCGTCGCGTCGCCGCCCGGGCAGGTCTGGGCGGCGCTGACGTCTGCGGCGGGAGCGGGCGTGCTGCTCGACGGACTCCCCGCGCGCGGGTGGCCCGAACCGCGGGGCGAGCAGGCGCCGTTCCATCTGCACGTGGCCTGGCCTCACACCCCCGAGCCCACGGAGGTCTCGGTCACCTTGCACGAGTTGGGCGGCGGCACCCGCATCGACCTGGTGCACCAGGGCTGGGGCGAGGGTGGCGCGTGGGAGGAGCAGGTCCAGGGCCACTTCGCGGGGTGGCTCCAGGGCCTCGCGGCGCTGGGCTTGTTGGTGGAGAGCGAGAAAGACACTCGGCCCGCGACGCCGGCTCTGAAGGCGGCGGAGCGGTACTTCGCGTCGGGCGAGATCCCCACTTCGCCGAGTGCGGTCTATCGCTCGCTGACGGATGCGGACGTGCTCGAGCGTTGGAGCGACGGAGTGCTCGAGGGCGCGGAGCGGACGGACGCGATCGAGAACGGCTACCTGAGGTGGTCGCTCCCGAATCGCGCGGAGCTCGTCATCATCCTTCGCCGCACGCCGAGGGGCACGCATTGCGCGCTGGCCGAGTACGGGGTGGTGGACAAGGTGGCTTCGGCCAGGTGGCCTGCGATGTTCGAGCGGCTCACGAGGTTCCTGGAATAGTTCCTGCCGCCCCAGGATCGCGACCGGGAAGCCGCGGGAGGCGTGGGCGGCGAGGAGGGCGTCCTCCGCGGCGCGCCTATCGATGCCGTAGACCAGTTGCGGTGGTCCGACTCGGTGGGTGCCGCGGCGGGCGCCGTCGGCCGGGTTGCGGCGAGCGGCTCCGGCATGAGCGGGCCCTTTGGCGCCGAGCTGACGACACGCATTTTTTCGCACCAGGTTGCAATGTTTCGCACTTGTCCCTTCCGCCCCAAGACCTATAGAGTGCGCCGACCCGAACCCGTCAGGCGTACCTATGACCGATCCGCATCCGCCGGCAGCTCCTCGCGTCGTCGCTCCCAGCGCGGTCACCCCGGTCGCCGGCACTCCCCGCGCCGCCGCTCCGAGCGCCGGCACTCCCCGCGCTGTTGCTCCCAGCGCCGTCAGTCCCAGCGCCGGCCGCGGCTCGGCCTCGTCGGGGGCGGACTCGTCCAAGCTGTCGCCCGCACTGGCGGCGCTGGGTTTCCGATATCTCTCGCCCAAGGCTGTTGCTGATGGGTCGGCCGCTGGGAATGGTGCCCCCGGCCTGACGT
Above is a window of Gemmatimonadales bacterium DNA encoding:
- a CDS encoding saccharopine dehydrogenase C-terminal domain-containing protein, which produces MRFLIIGAGRQGSACAFDLLQQPATRSVTLADKYFGNIPPFLDSYNGGGKLDLLKLDLKDPDEVRGAMGRADAVLSAAPYFLNYDLAKLAVEAGVHFADLGGNTELVFKQKQLNAEAERKGVKVVPDCGVAPGMVNILAGEGIRRLDHVESVKIYVGGLPQHPEPPLNYMVVYSLEGALDYYTTPSWVLRGGKRTQVEALTELETIEFPAPLGALEAFHTGGGISTMPFSYEGKIATMEYKTLRYPGHAAIMKPIRDLGLIEDTPVDVNGSKVRPRDVFIAATAPALVKPEGEDLIALRVDVRGTKGGRPAGTRWQMVDRYDGKHHVTSMMRTTGYSLAITGIMQLDGRISAAGVHVPEECVPAQPYIDELKRRGVVIEESAL
- a CDS encoding SRPBCC domain-containing protein, with translation MPAIHIQSFVASPPGQVWAALTSAAGAGVLLDGLPARGWPEPRGEQAPFHLHVAWPHTPEPTEVSVTLHELGGGTRIDLVHQGWGEGGAWEEQVQGHFAGWLQGLAALGLLVESEKDTRPATPALKAAERYFASGEIPTSPSAVYRSLTDADVLERWSDGVLEGAERTDAIENGYLRWSLPNRAELVIILRRTPRGTHCALAEYGVVDKVASARWPAMFERLTRFLE